The proteins below are encoded in one region of Oncorhynchus nerka isolate Pitt River linkage group LG15, Oner_Uvic_2.0, whole genome shotgun sequence:
- the rnf11a gene encoding RING finger protein 11a, translated as MGNCLSSQGADDLSLLNESQEASVPGEPPPPYQERVHAPVYHPTPSQTCLASQLTEEEQVRIAQRIGLIHHLPRGIFDPGSEPSDKKVKECAICMNDFEYGDPIRFLPCLHIYHVDCIDTWLMRSFTCPSCMEPVDAALLSSYETN; from the exons ATGGGGAACTGTTTGTCTTCGCAAGGCGCCGACGACTTGTCTCTCCTCAACGAGTCCCAGGAAGCCAGTGTTCCAGGGGAGCCTCCACCGCCTTACCAG GAGCGTGTCCATGCGCCAGTGTACCACCCCACCCCCAGTCAGACGTGCCTGGCCAGCCAGCTAACAGAGGAGGAGCAGGTCCGTATCGCCCAGCGGATTGGCCTCATCCACCACCTCCCCAGAGGCATCTTCGACCCCGGCTCTGAGCCCTCTGACAAGAAAGTCAAAGA GTGTGCGATCTGCATGAATGACTTTGAGTATGGCGACCCCATCCGGTTCCTTCCCTGCCTGCACATCTACCACGTGGACTGCATCGACACCTGGCTGATGAGGTCCTTCACCTGTCCTTCCTGTATGGAGCCTGTGGATGCCGCCCTGCTCTCCTCCTATGAGACCAACTGA